One genomic window of Struthio camelus isolate bStrCam1 chromosome 1, bStrCam1.hap1, whole genome shotgun sequence includes the following:
- the LAMP1 gene encoding lysosome-associated membrane glycoprotein 1 isoform X1, which translates to MARARGLLAAAALLGFLQASSSFDVKDSRGNICIMADLTVAFSVEYNSNGQKEVANFFLPQNATVLQRSTCGKRNTSQPILALGFGAGHSLSLNFMKSANQYQVEELIFHYNLSDKTLFHNSTEGKVMKVSHKSDIRADMGTKYRCVSSKHFNMKNVNITFSNVTLEAYVANGTISTNKTECAEDMVSTTVMTTTPRQTTSQVPTTSPAPTALPQNPAVGKYNVTGANGTCVLASMGLQLNVTYLKKDEKIGLDVLNFIPHNTTSSGMCSNISAFLNLTFEKTKLIFHFALNATTEKFFLQGVNVSTTLPSEAKVPKFEASNNSMSELRASVGNSYKCSAEENLWVSDKALVNVFNVQIQVFKIDGDKFGAVEECQLDENNMLIPIIVGAALAGLVLIVLIAYLIGRKRSHAGYQTI; encoded by the exons GCTTTTTACAGGCTTCCTCTTCATTTGATGTGAAAGATTCAAGAGGTAATATCTGCATAATGGCTGATCTGACAGTGGCCTTCTCAGTGGAATACAACAGCAATGGGCAAAAAGAG GTTGCaaacttttttcttccacaaaatgcCACAGTACTGCAACGAAGCACATGTGGTAAACGTAACACATCTCAACCCATTCTGGCATTGGGTTTTGGAGCAGGACATTCGTTAAGCCTGAATTTCATGAAGAGTGCAAACCAGTACCAAGTTGAAGAGTTAATTTTCCACTACAATCTGTCAGATAAAACTTTATTCCATAATTCAACTGAAG GAAAAGTGATGAAAGTATCTCATAAATCTGATATTCGGGCAGATATGGGCACGAAATACAGATGCGTCAGCTCCAAGCACTTCAATATGAAGAATGTGAACATCACTTTTAGCAATGTTACTTTGGAAGCCTATGTTGCAAATGGCACTATCAGTACAAATA AAACAGAATGTGCTGAAGACATGGTCTCCACTACTGTAATGACTACAACTCCTAGACAGACTACTAGCCAGGTTCCAACAACTAGTCCAGCACCAACTGCGTTGCCACAAAATCCTGCTGTTGGTAAATACAACGTGACTGGTGCAAATGGAACCtgtgtgcttgcctccatggggCTGCAGCTTAATGTCACCTAtctaaagaaagatgaaaag ATTGGATTAGATGTGTTGAATTTCATACCGCATAATACAACTTCTTCTGGGATGTGCAGCAATATTTCTGCCTTCTTGAATTTGActtttgagaaaacaaaacttaTCTTCCACTTTGCATTG aatgcaACTACTGAAAAATTCTTTCTGCAAGGTGTGAATGTGAGCACGACTCTGCCTTCTGAAGCAAAAG TTCCAAAATTTGAAGCATCTAACAACAGCATGAGCGAGCTGAGAGCTTCAGTAGGCAACTCCTATAAGTGCAGCGCAGAGGAGAATCTCTGGGTCTCGGACAAAGCCCTTGTCAACGTATTTAACGTTCAGATACAGGTTTTCAAGATTGATGGAGACAAATTTGGGGCAG tggAAGAATGTCAACTGGATGAAAATAATATGTTGATCCCAATAATAGTTGGTGCAGCCCTTGCTGGTCTTGTTCTGATCGTCTTGATTGCTTACTTGATTGGCAGAAAGAGGAGCCATGCTGGATACCAAACAATTTAA
- the LAMP1 gene encoding lysosome-associated membrane glycoprotein 1 isoform X2 produces the protein MADLTVAFSVEYNSNGQKEVANFFLPQNATVLQRSTCGKRNTSQPILALGFGAGHSLSLNFMKSANQYQVEELIFHYNLSDKTLFHNSTEGKVMKVSHKSDIRADMGTKYRCVSSKHFNMKNVNITFSNVTLEAYVANGTISTNKTECAEDMVSTTVMTTTPRQTTSQVPTTSPAPTALPQNPAVGKYNVTGANGTCVLASMGLQLNVTYLKKDEKIGLDVLNFIPHNTTSSGMCSNISAFLNLTFEKTKLIFHFALNATTEKFFLQGVNVSTTLPSEAKVPKFEASNNSMSELRASVGNSYKCSAEENLWVSDKALVNVFNVQIQVFKIDGDKFGAVEECQLDENNMLIPIIVGAALAGLVLIVLIAYLIGRKRSHAGYQTI, from the exons ATGGCTGATCTGACAGTGGCCTTCTCAGTGGAATACAACAGCAATGGGCAAAAAGAG GTTGCaaacttttttcttccacaaaatgcCACAGTACTGCAACGAAGCACATGTGGTAAACGTAACACATCTCAACCCATTCTGGCATTGGGTTTTGGAGCAGGACATTCGTTAAGCCTGAATTTCATGAAGAGTGCAAACCAGTACCAAGTTGAAGAGTTAATTTTCCACTACAATCTGTCAGATAAAACTTTATTCCATAATTCAACTGAAG GAAAAGTGATGAAAGTATCTCATAAATCTGATATTCGGGCAGATATGGGCACGAAATACAGATGCGTCAGCTCCAAGCACTTCAATATGAAGAATGTGAACATCACTTTTAGCAATGTTACTTTGGAAGCCTATGTTGCAAATGGCACTATCAGTACAAATA AAACAGAATGTGCTGAAGACATGGTCTCCACTACTGTAATGACTACAACTCCTAGACAGACTACTAGCCAGGTTCCAACAACTAGTCCAGCACCAACTGCGTTGCCACAAAATCCTGCTGTTGGTAAATACAACGTGACTGGTGCAAATGGAACCtgtgtgcttgcctccatggggCTGCAGCTTAATGTCACCTAtctaaagaaagatgaaaag ATTGGATTAGATGTGTTGAATTTCATACCGCATAATACAACTTCTTCTGGGATGTGCAGCAATATTTCTGCCTTCTTGAATTTGActtttgagaaaacaaaacttaTCTTCCACTTTGCATTG aatgcaACTACTGAAAAATTCTTTCTGCAAGGTGTGAATGTGAGCACGACTCTGCCTTCTGAAGCAAAAG TTCCAAAATTTGAAGCATCTAACAACAGCATGAGCGAGCTGAGAGCTTCAGTAGGCAACTCCTATAAGTGCAGCGCAGAGGAGAATCTCTGGGTCTCGGACAAAGCCCTTGTCAACGTATTTAACGTTCAGATACAGGTTTTCAAGATTGATGGAGACAAATTTGGGGCAG tggAAGAATGTCAACTGGATGAAAATAATATGTTGATCCCAATAATAGTTGGTGCAGCCCTTGCTGGTCTTGTTCTGATCGTCTTGATTGCTTACTTGATTGGCAGAAAGAGGAGCCATGCTGGATACCAAACAATTTAA